Proteins from a single region of Symphalangus syndactylus isolate Jambi chromosome 12, NHGRI_mSymSyn1-v2.1_pri, whole genome shotgun sequence:
- the LOC134734384 gene encoding serine/arginine repetitive matrix protein 1-like, whose amino-acid sequence MLRKRASPESRPPPSRLESDPASSAGRKPAVAGTYCSPDLRRWSPAPRTRLRPRALGPSLRKLRRSPTLPPTPNRNSRPSPPSACPVPWSRPPPCPGPCAFGGGPPNRSLLV is encoded by the exons ATGCTCCGTAAACGAGCGAGTCCAGAAAGCCGCCCGCCTCCATCACGACTAGAGTCGGATCCCGCGTCCAGCGCCGGCCGCAAGCCTGCGGTTGCCGGGACCTACTGCAGCCCGGACCTGCGGCGCTGGAGCCCCGCTCCGCGCACTCGGCTCCGCCCCCGCGCGCTCGGCCCGTCCCTCCGGAAACTGCGTCGAAGCCCCACCCTCCCTCCGACCCCGAACCGGAACTCGCGCCCCTCTCCTCCGAGCGCCTGCCCAGTGCCCTGGTCCAGACCTCCTCCGTGTCCCG GCCCGTGCGCCTTCGGCGGTGGACCTCCAAACAGAAGCTTGCTAGTTTAA
- the SLC50A1 gene encoding sugar transporter SWEET1 isoform X4: MRGLHPCSDLRHMRMTRSVDNVQFLPFLTTEVNNLGWLSYGALKGDGILIVVNTVGAALQTLYILAYLHYCPRKRVVLLQTATLLGVLLLGYSYFWLLVPNLEARLQQLGLFCSVFTISMYLSPLADLAKVIQTKSTQCLSYPLTIATLLTSASWCLYGFRLRDPYIMVSNFPGIVTSFIRFWLFWKYPQEQDRNYWLLQT; the protein is encoded by the exons ATGCGTGGTCTTCACCCTTG CTCGGACCTCAGGCACATGCGAATGACCCGGAGTGTGGACAACGTCCAGTTCCTGCCCTTTCTCACCACGGAAGTCAA CAACCTGGGCTGGCTGAGTTATGGGGCTTTGAAGGGAGACGGGATCCTCATCGTCGTCAACACAGTGGGTGCTGCGCTTCAGACCCTGTATATCTTGGCATATCTGCATTACTGCCCTCGGAAG CGTGTTGTGCTCCTACAGACTGCAACCCTGCTAGGGGTCCTTCTCCTGGGTTATAGCTACTTTTGGCTCCTGGTACCCAACCTTGAGGCCCGGCTTCAGCAGTTGGGCCTCTTCTGCAGTGTCTTCACCATCAGCATGTACCTCTCACCACTGGCTGACTTG GCTAAGGTCATTCAAACTAAATCAACCCAATGTCTCTCCTACCCACTCACCATTGCTACccttctcacctctgcctcctggtgccTCTATGGGTTTCGACTCAGAGATCCCTATATCATG GTGTCCAACTTTCCAGGAATCGTCACCAGCTTTATCCGTTTCTGGCTTTTCTGGAAGTACCCCCAGGAGCAAGACAGGAACTATTGGCTCCTGCAAACCTGA
- the SLC50A1 gene encoding sugar transporter SWEET1 isoform X2, translating to MRGLHPWHVLRRPVRLGPQAHANDPECGQRPVPALSHHGSQVRGRRLRNLGWLSYGALKGDGILIVVNTVGAALQTLYILAYLHYCPRKRVVLLQTATLLGVLLLGYSYFWLLVPNLEARLQQLGLFCSVFTISMYLSPLADLAKVIQTKSTQCLSYPLTIATLLTSASWCLYGFRLRDPYIMVSNFPGIVTSFIRFWLFWKYPQEQDRNYWLLQT from the exons ATGCGTGGTCTTCACCCTTGGCATGTTCTCCGCCGGCCTGTGAGA CTCGGACCTCAGGCACATGCGAATGACCCGGAGTGTGGACAACGTCCAGTTCCTGCCCTTTCTCACCACGGAAGTCAAGTGAGGGGGCGACGGCTGCG CAACCTGGGCTGGCTGAGTTATGGGGCTTTGAAGGGAGACGGGATCCTCATCGTCGTCAACACAGTGGGTGCTGCGCTTCAGACCCTGTATATCTTGGCATATCTGCATTACTGCCCTCGGAAG CGTGTTGTGCTCCTACAGACTGCAACCCTGCTAGGGGTCCTTCTCCTGGGTTATAGCTACTTTTGGCTCCTGGTACCCAACCTTGAGGCCCGGCTTCAGCAGTTGGGCCTCTTCTGCAGTGTCTTCACCATCAGCATGTACCTCTCACCACTGGCTGACTTG GCTAAGGTCATTCAAACTAAATCAACCCAATGTCTCTCCTACCCACTCACCATTGCTACccttctcacctctgcctcctggtgccTCTATGGGTTTCGACTCAGAGATCCCTATATCATG GTGTCCAACTTTCCAGGAATCGTCACCAGCTTTATCCGTTTCTGGCTTTTCTGGAAGTACCCCCAGGAGCAAGACAGGAACTATTGGCTCCTGCAAACCTGA
- the SLC50A1 gene encoding sugar transporter SWEET1 isoform X6 codes for MRGLHPWHVLRRPVRLGPQAHANDPECGQRPVPALSHHGSQRVVLLQTATLLGVLLLGYSYFWLLVPNLEARLQQLGLFCSVFTISMYLSPLADLAKVIQTKSTQCLSYPLTIATLLTSASWCLYGFRLRDPYIMVSNFPGIVTSFIRFWLFWKYPQEQDRNYWLLQT; via the exons ATGCGTGGTCTTCACCCTTGGCATGTTCTCCGCCGGCCTGTGAGA CTCGGACCTCAGGCACATGCGAATGACCCGGAGTGTGGACAACGTCCAGTTCCTGCCCTTTCTCACCACGGAAGTCAA CGTGTTGTGCTCCTACAGACTGCAACCCTGCTAGGGGTCCTTCTCCTGGGTTATAGCTACTTTTGGCTCCTGGTACCCAACCTTGAGGCCCGGCTTCAGCAGTTGGGCCTCTTCTGCAGTGTCTTCACCATCAGCATGTACCTCTCACCACTGGCTGACTTG GCTAAGGTCATTCAAACTAAATCAACCCAATGTCTCTCCTACCCACTCACCATTGCTACccttctcacctctgcctcctggtgccTCTATGGGTTTCGACTCAGAGATCCCTATATCATG GTGTCCAACTTTCCAGGAATCGTCACCAGCTTTATCCGTTTCTGGCTTTTCTGGAAGTACCCCCAGGAGCAAGACAGGAACTATTGGCTCCTGCAAACCTGA
- the SLC50A1 gene encoding sugar transporter SWEET1 isoform X3, giving the protein MRGLHPWHVLRRPLGPQAHANDPECGQRPVPALSHHGSQVRGRRLRNLGWLSYGALKGDGILIVVNTVGAALQTLYILAYLHYCPRKRVVLLQTATLLGVLLLGYSYFWLLVPNLEARLQQLGLFCSVFTISMYLSPLADLAKVIQTKSTQCLSYPLTIATLLTSASWCLYGFRLRDPYIMVSNFPGIVTSFIRFWLFWKYPQEQDRNYWLLQT; this is encoded by the exons ATGCGTGGTCTTCACCCTTGGCATGTTCTCCGCCGGCCT CTCGGACCTCAGGCACATGCGAATGACCCGGAGTGTGGACAACGTCCAGTTCCTGCCCTTTCTCACCACGGAAGTCAAGTGAGGGGGCGACGGCTGCG CAACCTGGGCTGGCTGAGTTATGGGGCTTTGAAGGGAGACGGGATCCTCATCGTCGTCAACACAGTGGGTGCTGCGCTTCAGACCCTGTATATCTTGGCATATCTGCATTACTGCCCTCGGAAG CGTGTTGTGCTCCTACAGACTGCAACCCTGCTAGGGGTCCTTCTCCTGGGTTATAGCTACTTTTGGCTCCTGGTACCCAACCTTGAGGCCCGGCTTCAGCAGTTGGGCCTCTTCTGCAGTGTCTTCACCATCAGCATGTACCTCTCACCACTGGCTGACTTG GCTAAGGTCATTCAAACTAAATCAACCCAATGTCTCTCCTACCCACTCACCATTGCTACccttctcacctctgcctcctggtgccTCTATGGGTTTCGACTCAGAGATCCCTATATCATG GTGTCCAACTTTCCAGGAATCGTCACCAGCTTTATCCGTTTCTGGCTTTTCTGGAAGTACCCCCAGGAGCAAGACAGGAACTATTGGCTCCTGCAAACCTGA
- the EFNA1 gene encoding ephrin-A1 isoform X1 — MEFFWAPLLGLCCSLAAADRHTVFWNSSNPKFRNEDYTIHVQLNDYVDIICPHYEDHSVADAAMEQYILYLVEREEYQLCQPQSKDQVRWQCNRPSAKHGPEKLSEKFQRFTPFTLGKEFKEGHSYYYISKPIHQHEDRCLRLKVTVSGKITHSPQAHDNPQEKRLAADDPEVRVLHSIGHSAAPRLFPLAWTVLLLPLLLLQTP; from the exons ATGGAGTTCTTCTGGGCCCCTCTCTTGGGTCTGTGCTGCAGTCTGGCCGCTGCTGATCGCCACACCGTCTTCTGGAACAGTTCAAATCCCAA GTTCCGGAATGAGGATTACACCATACATGTGCAGCTGAATGACTACGTGGACATCATCTGTCCGCACTATGAGGATCACTCTGTGGCAGACGCTGCCATGGAGCAGTACATACTGTACCTGGTAGAGCGTGAGGAGTACCAGCTGTGCCAGCCCCAGTCCAAGGACCAAGTCCGCTGGCAGTGCAACCGGCCCAGTGCCAAGCATGGCCCCGAGAAGCTGTCTGAGAAGTTCCAGCGCTTTACACCTTTCACCCTGGGCAAGGAGTTCAAAGAAGGACACAGCTACTACTACATCT CCAAACCCATCCACCAACATGAAGACCGCTGCTTGAGGTTGAAGGTGACTGTCAGTGGCAAAATCA CTCACAGTCCTCAGGCCCATGACAATCCACAGGAGAAGAGACTTGCAGCAG ATGACCCAGAGGTGAGGGTTCTACATAGCATCGGTCACAGTGCTGCCCCACGCCTCTTCCCACTTGCCTGGACTGTGCTGCTCCTGCCACTTCTGCTGCTGCAAACCCCGTGA
- the SLC50A1 gene encoding sugar transporter SWEET1 isoform X10 has translation MIQGLGPQAHANDPECGQRPVPALSHHGSQAKVIQTKSTQCLSYPLTIATLLTSASWCLYGFRLRDPYIMVSNFPGIVTSFIRFWLFWKYPQEQDRNYWLLQT, from the exons ATGATCCAAGGC CTCGGACCTCAGGCACATGCGAATGACCCGGAGTGTGGACAACGTCCAGTTCCTGCCCTTTCTCACCACGGAAGTCAA GCTAAGGTCATTCAAACTAAATCAACCCAATGTCTCTCCTACCCACTCACCATTGCTACccttctcacctctgcctcctggtgccTCTATGGGTTTCGACTCAGAGATCCCTATATCATG GTGTCCAACTTTCCAGGAATCGTCACCAGCTTTATCCGTTTCTGGCTTTTCTGGAAGTACCCCCAGGAGCAAGACAGGAACTATTGGCTCCTGCAAACCTGA
- the SLC50A1 gene encoding sugar transporter SWEET1 isoform X9 yields MRGLHPWHVLRRPLGPQAHANDPECGQRPVPALSHHGSQAKVIQTKSTQCLSYPLTIATLLTSASWCLYGFRLRDPYIMVSNFPGIVTSFIRFWLFWKYPQEQDRNYWLLQT; encoded by the exons ATGCGTGGTCTTCACCCTTGGCATGTTCTCCGCCGGCCT CTCGGACCTCAGGCACATGCGAATGACCCGGAGTGTGGACAACGTCCAGTTCCTGCCCTTTCTCACCACGGAAGTCAA GCTAAGGTCATTCAAACTAAATCAACCCAATGTCTCTCCTACCCACTCACCATTGCTACccttctcacctctgcctcctggtgccTCTATGGGTTTCGACTCAGAGATCCCTATATCATG GTGTCCAACTTTCCAGGAATCGTCACCAGCTTTATCCGTTTCTGGCTTTTCTGGAAGTACCCCCAGGAGCAAGACAGGAACTATTGGCTCCTGCAAACCTGA
- the SLC50A1 gene encoding sugar transporter SWEET1 isoform X7, protein MEAGGFLDSLVYGACVVFTLGMFSAGLSDLRHMRMTRSVDNVQFLPFLTTEVNNLGWLSYGALKGDGILIVVNTVGAALQTLYILAYLHYCPRKAKVIQTKSTQCLSYPLTIATLLTSASWCLYGFRLRDPYIMVSNFPGIVTSFIRFWLFWKYPQEQDRNYWLLQT, encoded by the exons ATGGAGGCGGGCGGCTTTCTGGACTCGCTCGTTTACGGAGCATGCGTGGTCTTCACCCTTGGCATGTTCTCCGCCGGCCT CTCGGACCTCAGGCACATGCGAATGACCCGGAGTGTGGACAACGTCCAGTTCCTGCCCTTTCTCACCACGGAAGTCAA CAACCTGGGCTGGCTGAGTTATGGGGCTTTGAAGGGAGACGGGATCCTCATCGTCGTCAACACAGTGGGTGCTGCGCTTCAGACCCTGTATATCTTGGCATATCTGCATTACTGCCCTCGGAAG GCTAAGGTCATTCAAACTAAATCAACCCAATGTCTCTCCTACCCACTCACCATTGCTACccttctcacctctgcctcctggtgccTCTATGGGTTTCGACTCAGAGATCCCTATATCATG GTGTCCAACTTTCCAGGAATCGTCACCAGCTTTATCCGTTTCTGGCTTTTCTGGAAGTACCCCCAGGAGCAAGACAGGAACTATTGGCTCCTGCAAACCTGA
- the SLC50A1 gene encoding sugar transporter SWEET1 isoform X1, translated as MEAGGFLDSLVYGACVVFTLGMFSAGLSDLRHMRMTRSVDNVQFLPFLTTEVNNLGWLSYGALKGDGILIVVNTVGAALQTLYILAYLHYCPRKRVVLLQTATLLGVLLLGYSYFWLLVPNLEARLQQLGLFCSVFTISMYLSPLADLAKVIQTKSTQCLSYPLTIATLLTSASWCLYGFRLRDPYIMVSNFPGIVTSFIRFWLFWKYPQEQDRNYWLLQT; from the exons ATGGAGGCGGGCGGCTTTCTGGACTCGCTCGTTTACGGAGCATGCGTGGTCTTCACCCTTGGCATGTTCTCCGCCGGCCT CTCGGACCTCAGGCACATGCGAATGACCCGGAGTGTGGACAACGTCCAGTTCCTGCCCTTTCTCACCACGGAAGTCAA CAACCTGGGCTGGCTGAGTTATGGGGCTTTGAAGGGAGACGGGATCCTCATCGTCGTCAACACAGTGGGTGCTGCGCTTCAGACCCTGTATATCTTGGCATATCTGCATTACTGCCCTCGGAAG CGTGTTGTGCTCCTACAGACTGCAACCCTGCTAGGGGTCCTTCTCCTGGGTTATAGCTACTTTTGGCTCCTGGTACCCAACCTTGAGGCCCGGCTTCAGCAGTTGGGCCTCTTCTGCAGTGTCTTCACCATCAGCATGTACCTCTCACCACTGGCTGACTTG GCTAAGGTCATTCAAACTAAATCAACCCAATGTCTCTCCTACCCACTCACCATTGCTACccttctcacctctgcctcctggtgccTCTATGGGTTTCGACTCAGAGATCCCTATATCATG GTGTCCAACTTTCCAGGAATCGTCACCAGCTTTATCCGTTTCTGGCTTTTCTGGAAGTACCCCCAGGAGCAAGACAGGAACTATTGGCTCCTGCAAACCTGA
- the DPM3 gene encoding dolichol-phosphate mannosyltransferase subunit 3: MTKLAQWLWGLAILGSTWAALTTGALGLELPLSCQEVLWPLPAYLLVSAGCYALGTVGYRVATFHDCEDAARELQSQIQEARADLARRGLRF; encoded by the coding sequence ATGACGAAATTAGCGCAGTGGCTTTGGGGACTAGCGATCCTGGGCTCCACTTGGGCGGCCCTGACCACGGGAGCCTTGGGCCTGGAGCTGCCCTTGTCCTGCCAGGAAGTCCTGTGGCCACTGCCCGCCTACTTGCTGGTGTCCGCCGGCTGCTATGCCCTGGGCACTGTAGGCTATCGTGTGGCCACTTTTCATGACTGCGAGGACGCCGCACGCGAGCTGCAGAGCCAGATACAGGAGGCCCGAGCCGACTTAGCCCGTAGGGGGCTGCGCTTCTGA
- the EFNA1 gene encoding ephrin-A1 isoform X2: protein MEFFWAPLLGLCCSLAAADRHTVFWNSSNPKFRNEDYTIHVQLNDYVDIICPHYEDHSVADAAMEQYILYLVEREEYQLCQPQSKDQVRWQCNRPSAKHGPEKLSEKFQRFTPFTLGKEFKEGHSYYYISHSPQAHDNPQEKRLAADDPEVRVLHSIGHSAAPRLFPLAWTVLLLPLLLLQTP from the exons ATGGAGTTCTTCTGGGCCCCTCTCTTGGGTCTGTGCTGCAGTCTGGCCGCTGCTGATCGCCACACCGTCTTCTGGAACAGTTCAAATCCCAA GTTCCGGAATGAGGATTACACCATACATGTGCAGCTGAATGACTACGTGGACATCATCTGTCCGCACTATGAGGATCACTCTGTGGCAGACGCTGCCATGGAGCAGTACATACTGTACCTGGTAGAGCGTGAGGAGTACCAGCTGTGCCAGCCCCAGTCCAAGGACCAAGTCCGCTGGCAGTGCAACCGGCCCAGTGCCAAGCATGGCCCCGAGAAGCTGTCTGAGAAGTTCCAGCGCTTTACACCTTTCACCCTGGGCAAGGAGTTCAAAGAAGGACACAGCTACTACTACATCT CTCACAGTCCTCAGGCCCATGACAATCCACAGGAGAAGAGACTTGCAGCAG ATGACCCAGAGGTGAGGGTTCTACATAGCATCGGTCACAGTGCTGCCCCACGCCTCTTCCCACTTGCCTGGACTGTGCTGCTCCTGCCACTTCTGCTGCTGCAAACCCCGTGA
- the SLC50A1 gene encoding sugar transporter SWEET1 isoform X5 codes for MRGLHPCNLGWLSYGALKGDGILIVVNTVGAALQTLYILAYLHYCPRKRVVLLQTATLLGVLLLGYSYFWLLVPNLEARLQQLGLFCSVFTISMYLSPLADLAKVIQTKSTQCLSYPLTIATLLTSASWCLYGFRLRDPYIMVSNFPGIVTSFIRFWLFWKYPQEQDRNYWLLQT; via the exons ATGCGTGGTCTTCACCCTTG CAACCTGGGCTGGCTGAGTTATGGGGCTTTGAAGGGAGACGGGATCCTCATCGTCGTCAACACAGTGGGTGCTGCGCTTCAGACCCTGTATATCTTGGCATATCTGCATTACTGCCCTCGGAAG CGTGTTGTGCTCCTACAGACTGCAACCCTGCTAGGGGTCCTTCTCCTGGGTTATAGCTACTTTTGGCTCCTGGTACCCAACCTTGAGGCCCGGCTTCAGCAGTTGGGCCTCTTCTGCAGTGTCTTCACCATCAGCATGTACCTCTCACCACTGGCTGACTTG GCTAAGGTCATTCAAACTAAATCAACCCAATGTCTCTCCTACCCACTCACCATTGCTACccttctcacctctgcctcctggtgccTCTATGGGTTTCGACTCAGAGATCCCTATATCATG GTGTCCAACTTTCCAGGAATCGTCACCAGCTTTATCCGTTTCTGGCTTTTCTGGAAGTACCCCCAGGAGCAAGACAGGAACTATTGGCTCCTGCAAACCTGA
- the SLC50A1 gene encoding sugar transporter SWEET1 isoform X8 translates to MRGLHPWHVLRRPLGPQAHANDPECGQRPVPALSHHGSQRVVLLQTATLLGVLLLGYSYFWLLVPNLEARLQQLGLFCSVFTISMYLSPLADLAKVIQTKSTQCLSYPLTIATLLTSASWCLYGFRLRDPYIMVSNFPGIVTSFIRFWLFWKYPQEQDRNYWLLQT, encoded by the exons ATGCGTGGTCTTCACCCTTGGCATGTTCTCCGCCGGCCT CTCGGACCTCAGGCACATGCGAATGACCCGGAGTGTGGACAACGTCCAGTTCCTGCCCTTTCTCACCACGGAAGTCAA CGTGTTGTGCTCCTACAGACTGCAACCCTGCTAGGGGTCCTTCTCCTGGGTTATAGCTACTTTTGGCTCCTGGTACCCAACCTTGAGGCCCGGCTTCAGCAGTTGGGCCTCTTCTGCAGTGTCTTCACCATCAGCATGTACCTCTCACCACTGGCTGACTTG GCTAAGGTCATTCAAACTAAATCAACCCAATGTCTCTCCTACCCACTCACCATTGCTACccttctcacctctgcctcctggtgccTCTATGGGTTTCGACTCAGAGATCCCTATATCATG GTGTCCAACTTTCCAGGAATCGTCACCAGCTTTATCCGTTTCTGGCTTTTCTGGAAGTACCCCCAGGAGCAAGACAGGAACTATTGGCTCCTGCAAACCTGA